CCTAAAACCTGAGGTTTTGGATTTTGTATCTACCATAATGGATGATAGTTATGATATGGAGATTGAGAAGTTCTGTGTTTGTGAAGGATCTGAAATTTGTGGGAAGTCACTTTATGAATCCCAAATAAGGTCAAAAACTGGGGTAACAATCTTAGCAGTTAAAAAGGGGAATGATTTAATTATAAATCCTTCCCCAGATGTTGTTGTTGATAAAGGAGATGAAATTTACGCGTTTGGTACTAAAGAACAATTAGAAAAACTTGAAAAAATATTAAATAAAACAAAAAAAAGAAAGAATAAATAAAAAAAGACAACTTAATGGAAATTTTAATGTCGATTTCCAAATACATTTGTCTGAGATGAGTTATTCAATATATTTTGTTTTATCTTTAACACCAGCTCCTAAAAATGCTCTTTTTCTTCTTGCACAACTCTCACAAACTCCACAATGTAAAAAATCCTCTCCATTATCTTTGTAGCATGAGTAACTATACTTTAAAACCTCAACGCCCAATTTCTTTTCAATTTCATGCCCAATTTTAACAATCTCCTGCTTGTTCTTATTGCATAGTGGTGCCTCTATCTTAACTTGGTTTAATGTTCCATATTCCAATGCCTTATTTAATCTCTCAACAAATTCAGGTGTGTTGTCTGGAAATGTTGTTGCCTCCTCCCCGCTTAAACCAACAAACACCCTATCTGCATCAATACTCTCGGCAAACCCGCTTGCAATGCTGAATAAGATTAAATTCCTCGCTGGAACCCAAACTTCTTCCATTGTTTGAATGGTTCTGAATCTCATATCCAACTCTTCAATATCCAATTTTGGAGGTTCTTTTTCAGTTAGCAAAGCACTTTTTCCAAATTTTTTAATAAATGGCAAATCAATAACAACATGTTCAGCATTTAAAATTTCTGATATTTTTTTTGCAGAGTTTACTTCCCTTTTTGCTGCTTTTTGTCCATAGTTAAATGTAATATTAACCAAATCATAAC
The sequence above is a segment of the Methanotorris igneus Kol 5 genome. Coding sequences within it:
- the queC gene encoding 7-cyano-7-deazaguanine synthase QueC, with amino-acid sequence MKAVCVLSGGLDSTVSCLIAKDLGYDLVNITFNYGQKAAKREVNSAKKISEILNAEHVVIDLPFIKKFGKSALLTEKEPPKLDIEELDMRFRTIQTMEEVWVPARNLILFSIASGFAESIDADRVFVGLSGEEATTFPDNTPEFVERLNKALEYGTLNQVKIEAPLCNKNKQEIVKIGHEIEKKLGVEVLKYSYSCYKDNGEDFLHCGVCESCARRKRAFLGAGVKDKTKYIE